Proteins encoded by one window of Tunturibacter psychrotolerans:
- the efp gene encoding elongation factor P — MAALIDAIDVKRKMSFEYENVPFCCLEAEISTPTARGGQTLVRLRMRNMLTRAVFDKTFKASDKFKEPDLQTVGASYLYSDGDGSYFMDQESFETLVLSNEMVGDAVDFLVEGILIQIDKYNGNPIGLQLPIHVELSVAQTEPAVRGDTASGGVTKPAKLETGVEIRVPSFIKEGEKIKVNTETREFAGRA, encoded by the coding sequence ATGGCTGCATTGATCGACGCCATCGACGTAAAGCGCAAGATGTCTTTTGAGTATGAAAACGTTCCGTTCTGCTGTCTGGAAGCGGAGATCTCCACCCCTACGGCCAGAGGCGGACAGACACTGGTTCGTTTGCGGATGCGGAATATGCTTACGCGCGCTGTCTTCGATAAGACATTCAAGGCGAGCGACAAGTTCAAGGAGCCGGATCTCCAGACGGTTGGGGCGTCGTACCTCTACAGCGATGGAGACGGTTCTTATTTTATGGATCAGGAGAGTTTTGAGACTCTCGTTCTTAGCAATGAGATGGTCGGGGACGCAGTAGACTTTCTCGTTGAGGGAATCCTGATTCAAATTGATAAATACAACGGCAATCCCATTGGGCTGCAGCTGCCAATCCACGTGGAACTCTCCGTCGCACAAACAGAACCGGCAGTTCGCGGCGATACTGCCAGCGGGGGCGTGACCAAACCAGCCAAGCTGGAGACAGGTGTCGAAATCCGTGTGCCCTCGTTTATTAAAGAGGGGGAGAAAATTAAGGTGAACACAGAGACTCGAGAGTTTGCCGGGCGAGCCTGA